The Prochlorococcus marinus str. MIT 1214 sequence CAATTAAACTAATTGCAATAGCAAACCACCAATTACCCAGAGAGACTATTAAAAAGCCAAAAGCGCCAATTAAAAGTCCACTTAATAATCTCTTTTTCGAAACAGCTAAAAACATTAAATCAGAAATAAAAATATAGCTTTCTTTTATAAAACATACTTAAAAGGGTCTATTAATAATAACTTTCATTATAGCTGATAAATAGATATTATTAATCAAGAAATAACTCTTACAAAATCAGGGATTTGCTCTGGCCAAAAGCCTTTTTGCTCTATCAACCAATCAATACGCGCTTTGTCCAAAATCTCCCCTGGAATCAATAAAGGTATCCCAGGAGGATAAGGGCAAACCATCTCAACTGAAATTCTTCCTTGAGCATCCTGAAGATTAACTTTCTCAAAATTAGAGCCCCAAGAATAAGAACATGACTTATATGGCTTAGAAACCATCTTGAAAGGTGGTCTTTTAAATAAAAAAGATTTTTGTTGACCAAAAGATGTAAGAATTTCGTTCCAAATTCTTAAAAATCTTTTTCCTAATTTCTTATGAGATGAAAAGCCAAGGCAAAAAGTTAGTGTCCCTGGCTCAGCTAATTCACCAATTATTCCTTTTTTTATAAAGCTTTTATCAACTTCAATACCACTTAAACCAAATCTTGATGTGTGAAGAATAATTCTGAGTGGATCGCTATTTTTAAGAATAGGGACTTGTTTATTAATCAAAAAATTCTTTAATAACTCAGCTTCTTCTATTCGGGAACTCAGTTTTTTTATCCCTTTAGATTCAATAAGTTCATTAATTGAACTTTCACATGAAGCTATCAACAAAGAACTTGGGCTTGAAGTTTGAAGCAACTCAATACTTCTCTGAATTTTAAATGGATCAACCTTTTCACCTTGAGACCATAAAACTGCGGATTGAACTAATCCTGGTGCAGATTTATGAAGAGAATGAACAACAAGATCTGCGCCAAAATAGATAGCTGACTTAGGTAAATCTGGTCTTATTTGACTGATTAGGTATGCTCCATGAGCCTCATCAACCAACACTGGTAAA is a genomic window containing:
- a CDS encoding lysine decarboxylase, translated to MGLLNLLSEDRSENLFLPAHGRGNALPKKIKNLLKLRPGIWDLPELFEIGGPLIREGAIAESQRSSAIEVGVDRCWYGVNGATGLLQSSLLALACPGQAVLMPRNIHKSCIQACLFGGLIPLLFDVPYLTDRGHASVFDRKWLHRVLKKANELENDIAAVVLVNPTYQGYSADIESLIQEIHSHSLPVLVDEAHGAYLISQIRPDLPKSAIYFGADLVVHSLHKSAPGLVQSAVLWSQGEKVDPFKIQRSIELLQTSSPSSLLIASCESSINELIESKGIKKLSSRIEEAELLKNFLINKQVPILKNSDPLRIILHTSRFGLSGIEVDKSFIKKGIIGELAEPGTLTFCLGFSSHKKLGKRFLRIWNEILTSFGQQKSFLFKRPPFKMVSKPYKSCSYSWGSNFEKVNLQDAQGRISVEMVCPYPPGIPLLIPGEILDKARIDWLIEQKGFWPEQIPDFVRVIS